A stretch of the Panthera uncia isolate 11264 chromosome D1, Puncia_PCG_1.0, whole genome shotgun sequence genome encodes the following:
- the ACCSL gene encoding probable inactive 1-aminocyclopropane-1-carboxylate synthase-like protein 2 — MSHRLGMFRMPSAQMRGQGLRNQRIHTHLMEMMLHLKQTIEKNLMHLTTRHLQQDLVLEEQRHSQAASEQEALLGRLMYQLVNLLQSGAMGGLGLQPSCPSLDVRRDVRGGQWAQSSRQPDWPVHQLSDPEATFVSQHLSSRGIDISALYHSSFQDYKIYQRDKYHEDKNTMGFINLGLSENKLCLDLMTERLSQSDMNYIEDALLQYPDWRGQPFLREEVARFLTYYCKVPDQLDPENVVVLNGCSSVFSTLAMVLCDPGEAFLIPAPFYGGFAFSACLYSKVELILVHLDSEVTDANPHPFQLTVDKLEQALLEARLTGKKVRGLILINPQNPLGDIYSRDSLQEYLEFAKRYHLHVIIDEIYMLSVFDEFITFHSVLSMESLPDPNRTHVIWGTSKDFGISGFRFGVLYTHNREVASAVSSFGYLHGISGIAQHKLCRLLQDREWIDKVYLPTYRSRLQIAHGYMTKKLEALGIPFLNRGSGLYIWMNLKMYLDPCTFEEELLLHRRFLDNKLILSRGRTYMCKEPGWFRITFADKPLLLKQAMHRFYQVLSERKQDLIMKQLENAQRE, encoded by the exons ATGAGTCATCGATTAGGCATGTTCCGTATGCCCTCTGCCCAGATGAGGGGTCAGGGCCTCAGAAACCAGAGAATCCACACCCACCTGATGGAGATGATGCTGCACTTGAAGCAGACCATAGAGAAGAACCTCATGCACCTCACGACCAGGCACCTGCAGCAGGACCTGGTGCTGGAGGAGCAGAGGCACAGTCAGGCCGCCAGCGAGCAGGAAGCCCTCCTGGGCCGCTTAATGTACCAGTTGGTCAACCTCCTACAGTCTGGGGCCATGGGTGGCCTAGGGCTCCAACCGTCTTGCCCTTCCCTGGACGTTAGGCGTGATGTCAGAGGCGGGCAGTGGGCCCAGTCCTCCAGGCAGCCTGACTGGCCAGTTCACCAACTGAGTGATCCTGAAGCTACATTTGTCAGTCAGCACCTGTCCAGCCGTGGGATTGACATCTCTGCCTTATACCACTCCAGCTTCCAGGACTACAAGATCTaccagagagacaaataccacgAGGACAAGAACACCATG GGCTTCATTAACCTTGGACTCAGTGAGAATAAGCTCTGCCTTGATCTGATGACTGAACGG TTGAGTCAGAGCGATATGAACTACATTGAGGATGCCTTGCTGCAATATCCTGATTGGAGAGGGCAACCATT CCTGCGAGAAGAGGTGGCCCGGTTCCTGACCTACTACTGCAAGGTACCTGACCAGCTTGATCCAGAAAAT GTAGTTGTTCTAAATGGCTGCTCCTCTGTGTTCTCCACACTGGCCATGGTTCTTTGTGATCCAGGGG AGGCCTTTCTGATTCCTGCCCCCTTTTATGGTGGCTTCGCCTTTAGTGCCTGCCTGTATTCGAAAGTTGAGCTGATTCTTGTCCACCTGGACAGTGAG GTCACAGATGCAAATCCCCATCCTTTCCAGCTCACTGTGGACAAGCTGGAGCAAGCTCTACTTGAGGCTAGGCTTACA gggaaaaagGTCAGAGGCCTCATTCTAATCAACCCTCAGAATCCTTTGGGAGACATCTACTCTCGAGACTCACTACAAGAATACCTGGAGTTTGCCAAGAG GTACCACCTTCATGTAATTATAGATGAGATTTACATGCTGTCTGTGTTTGATGAATTCATCACATTCCACAGTGTTTTGAGCATGGAAAG TTTGCCTGACCCCAACAGGACCCATGTGATCTGGGGCACCAGTAAG gatttcGGCATCTCTGGCTTCCGCTTTGGTGTTCTCTACACCCACAACAGGGAGGTGGCCTCTGCTGTGAGCTCTTTTGGCTACCTCCATGGCATTTCTGGCATTGCCCAGCATAAGTTGTGCCGGCTGCTCCAGGACAGAG AGTGGATTGACAAAGTATACCTGCCCACCTACCGCTCCCGGCTGCAGATAGCTCACGGATACATGACCAAGAAGTTGGAGGCATTAGGGATCCCTTTTCTCAACCGTGGCTCTGGCCTCTACATCTGGATGAACTTGAAAATG TACTTGGATCCGTGCACCTTTGAGGAAGAGCTGCTCCTGCATCGCCGCTTCCTGGACAACAAGCTGATATTGTCCCGTGGCAGGACCTACATGTGCAAGGAGCCCGGCTGGTTCCGTATCACCTTTGCGGATAAGCCCCTCCTGCTAAAACAAG CCATGCACCGGTTCTATCAGGTGCTCTCGGAGCGGAAGCAGGATCTGATCATGAAGCAACTGGAGAATGcacagagagagtaa